The proteins below are encoded in one region of Chelmon rostratus isolate fCheRos1 chromosome 21, fCheRos1.pri, whole genome shotgun sequence:
- the rhot2 gene encoding mitochondrial Rho GTPase 2: MKQDVRILLLGEPKVGKTSLIMSLVGEEFPEEVPPRAEEITIPADVTPEKVPTHIVDYSEKEQKDEVLRDEIIKANVVCVVYDVTNEETIDKIRTKWIPLVNGDAEKGNKVPIILVGNKSDLRCGSSMETILPIMNQFSEIETCVECSAKNLKNISELFYYAQKAVLHPTAPLYDPEDKQLKPLCVRALTRIFYISDQDNDRILSDAELNCFQKSCFGNPLAPQALEDVKTVVWKNTSDGVQDNGLTLNGFLFLNTLFIQRGRHETTWTILRKFGYDDNLELTDDYLYPELRVPVGCTTELSHLGHQFLQQLFDKYDEDKDSALSPTELRNLFCVCPYMPWGAEVYMTVPTTEEGYISKQGYLCQWTLSAYLDIHRCLEHLGYLGYPILTEQESQTTAITVTREKEVDLEKCQTQRSVFLCKVIGPRGTGKTAFLQAFAGRNVVNKANSSSAFSPYAINTVQVSNQEKYLILNEVDVEVEFLKASDASCDVACLMYDTSDPHSFDYCASIYKQHYMESNIPCVLVASKVDLPEVKQFHGMTPAEFCYKHRLPPPLPFSSLLLNSTSKDISTRLAWAAMYPHLNGSDMSNTSFWLRVALGSAVVAVLGFAIYRAVARLK, from the exons atgaaacaagacGTCAGGATACTTTTATTGGGGGAAC CCAAAGTGGGGAAGACGTCTCTCATCATGTCTTTGGTTGGTGAGGAGTTTCCAGAAGAG GTTCCCCCCAGAGCTGAAGAGATCACCATCCCTGCTGACGTGACTCCAGAGAAGGTGCCCACACACATCGTGGACTATTCAG aaaaagagcaaaaggaTGAAGTCCTCAGAGATGAGATCATCAAG GCTAACGTGGTGTGTGTAGTCTATGATGTCACCAACGAGGAAACAATAGACAAG ATCAGAACTAAATGGATACCTTTAGTTAATGGAGATGCGGAGAAAGGAAACAA AGTTCCCATCATCCTCGTGGGAAACAAGTCTGATTTGCGCTGCGGGAGCTCGATGGAAACCATTCTTCCGATCATGAACCAGTTCTCTGAGATTGAGACATGTGTTGAG TGTTCTGCAAAGAAcctcaaaaacatttcagagctcTTCTACTATGCACAGAAGGCAGTTCTTCACCCCACTGCACCTCTTTATGACCCTGAGGATAAACAG CTAAAACCATTGTGTGTCCGAGCCCTTACCAGAATATTCTACATTTCCGACCAGGACAACGACCGTATCCTCAGCGACGCTGAACTCAACTGCTTTCAG AAATCTTGTTTTGGGAATCCTCTGGCACCTCAAGCTTTAGAGGATGTGAAGACAGTGGTTTGGAAGAACACCAGCGATGGGGTTCAGGACAATGGCCTGACCCTAAATG gtttcTTATTCCTTAATACATTATTTATCCAGAGGGGCCGACATGAGACCACGTGGACTATCCTCAGGAAATTTGGTTATGATGACAACCTTGAGCTGACTGATGATTACCTTTACCCTGA gCTACGAGTTCCCGTCGGCTGCACCACAGAGCTCAGTCATTTAGGTCACCAgttcctccagcagctgtttgacaaGTACGATGAA GACAAAGACTCTGCACTGTCACCGACAGAGCTTAGGAACCTGTTCTGCGTCTGTCCTTACATGCCATGGGGTGCAGAGGTCTACATGACTGTTCCAACCACCGAGGAGGGCTACATATCTAAACAAGGCTACCTTTGTCAGTGGAC GCTTTCCGCATATCTTGACATCCACCGTTGCCTGGAGCACCTAGGATACCTAGGCTACCCTATCCTCACTGAGCAGGAATCACAGACCACCGCaatcacag TAACACGGGAGAAAGAAGTGGACCTGGAGAAGTGCCAGACACAGCggtcagtgtttctgtgcaagGTGATCGGACCGCGGGGGACGGGCAAGACAGCCTTTCTTCAGGCCTTTGCAGGCCGCAACGTTGTG aaTAAAGCAAATTCCAGCAGTGCCTTTTCGCCCTATGCCATAAACACTGTCCAAGTCAGCAACCAGGAGAAATACCTTATT CTCAATGAGGTGGATGTGGAGGTGGAGTTCCTGAAGGCATCAGACGCCTCCTGTGATGTTGCTTGTCTCATGTATGACACCAGTGACCCACATTCCTTCGACTACTGTGCAAGTATATACAAG CAACACTACATGGAGAGCAACATCCCATGTGTGCTGGTTGCTTCAAAGGTGGACCTTCCTGAGGTCAAGCAGTTCCACGGGATGACTCCAGCAGAGTTCTGTTATAAACACCGACTGCCTCCACCGCTGCCGTTCTCCAGCCTGCTCCTCAACTCCACCAGCAAGGACATCTCCACCAGGCTTGCCTGGGCAGCAATGTACCC ACACCTGAATGGTTCAGACATGAGCAACACATCATTCTGGCTGAGAGTGGCGTTGGGCTCGGCTGTGGTTGCAGTTCTGGGTTTTGCCATCTACAGAGCTGTTGCCagactgaaatga
- the LOC121624428 gene encoding histone H1.0-B, with protein sequence MAETSAAPAKAKKASKPKKPASHPKYSDMIKAAIVNDASRSGASRQSIQKYVKKNYKVGDNVDVQIKLALKRLVAAGTLRQIKGIGASGSFRLTKPEDSKKPNKAAASAKPKKAAKPTKPKKAVKPKKVSKTPEKPKKAAAKKVKRVAKKATPTKAKKAPVKKSKAAKPKPKPAKKATKPKPKPAKKATKTARKK encoded by the coding sequence ATGGCAGAGACGTCGGCAGCTCCGGCCAAAGCCAAGAAGGCATCCAAGCCCAAGAAACCAGCTTCTCATCCGAAATACTCGGATATGATCAAAGCAGCAATCGTTAACGACGCCAGCCGGAGCGGAGCGTCCCGTCAGTCCATCCAGAAGTACGTGAAGAAGAACTACAAGGTGGGCGACAATGTCGATGTACAGATTAAATTGGCCCTGAAGAGGCTGGTGGCAGCCGGGACTCTGCGCCAAATCAAAGGCATCGGTGCGTCCGGATCCTTCAGGCTGACCAAACCAGAGGACTCCAAAAAACCAAACAAGGCAGCGGCATCTGCCAAACCAAAGAAGGCGGCGAAGCCCACCAAACCCAAGAAGGCAGTCAAGCCCAAGAAGGTGTCCAAAACGCCGGAGAAGCCCAAGAAGGCAGCTGCAAAGAAAGTGAAAAGGGTCGCGAAAAAGGCGACCCCCACGAAAGCCAAAAAGGCACCAGTTAAGAAATCCAAGGCAGCGAAGCCCAAGCCAAAACCAGCAAAGAAGGCAACCAAGCCCAAGCCAAAACCAGCAAAGAAGGCAACCAAAACAGCCAGAAAGAAGTGA